One part of the Tenacibaculum sp. 190130A14a genome encodes these proteins:
- a CDS encoding RNA polymerase sigma factor: MKSTKQLHHSVIEACKINDAKAQMQLYDLYCEAMFTVALRYVKDSFVAEDVMQDAFIKAFKNINSYKEEVAFGAWLKRIVINQSIDWLKKKKLELISINEEITSSVVEEDDWCVASTISYQEIVSCIQKLKEKYRVVLTLFLLEGYDHKEISEILGISEVTSRTHLMRGKKQVQEQLKTAHHV; this comes from the coding sequence ATGAAGTCAACCAAACAGCTACATCATTCAGTAATTGAAGCTTGTAAAATAAATGATGCAAAAGCACAAATGCAGTTGTATGATTTGTATTGTGAAGCAATGTTCACAGTTGCCTTACGCTACGTAAAAGATTCATTTGTAGCTGAAGATGTTATGCAAGATGCTTTTATAAAAGCCTTTAAAAATATCAATTCATATAAAGAAGAAGTGGCTTTTGGAGCTTGGTTGAAAAGAATAGTAATTAATCAGAGTATTGATTGGTTAAAGAAGAAAAAATTAGAATTGATTTCCATAAATGAAGAAATTACATCTTCGGTAGTTGAAGAAGATGATTGGTGTGTAGCTTCTACTATTTCTTATCAAGAGATAGTAAGCTGCATTCAAAAATTAAAAGAAAAATATAGAGTGGTACTTACCTTATTTTTATTAGAAGGGTATGATCATAAAGAGATTTCTGAAATATTAGGAATATCAGAAGTTACGTCAAGAACTCATTTAATGAGAGGTAAAAAACAAGTACAAGAACAATTAAAAACAGCTCATCATGTCTAA
- the meaB gene encoding methylmalonyl Co-A mutase-associated GTPase MeaB — translation MTSKNKSALSEKDGVSQPETTSKSSAQKIKRNRRKQTSVEEFVTKILEGDITFLSRAITLIESTNLKHQEKANQILDACLPYANKSVRIGITGVPGVGKSTFIESFGKHLTALGKKVAVLAVDPSSSINKGSILGDKTRMEQLVTDENAFIRPSPSGTSLGGVAQKTRESIILCEAAGFDSIIIETVGVGQSETAVHSMVDFFLLLKLAGAGDELQGIKRGIIEMADAIVINKADGDNAKSAKMAKVEFNRALHLYPPKENGWQPKVMVASALHHQGIDAIYDMINDYITNAQQSNFFNKKRKHQNEYWLLETINQQLKNNFYNNPEVKNQLQIEIENLEKGTTTPFNAAKRLLKK, via the coding sequence ATGACATCAAAAAACAAATCGGCACTATCGGAAAAAGATGGAGTTTCTCAACCAGAAACTACCAGTAAATCTTCTGCTCAAAAAATTAAACGAAATCGAAGAAAACAAACATCTGTGGAAGAATTTGTTACTAAGATTTTAGAAGGTGATATTACTTTTTTAAGTAGAGCAATTACACTGATTGAGAGTACCAACTTAAAGCATCAAGAAAAAGCCAATCAAATTTTAGATGCTTGCCTTCCTTATGCTAATAAGTCTGTAAGAATTGGAATTACCGGAGTTCCAGGGGTTGGAAAAAGTACTTTTATTGAGTCTTTTGGTAAACATTTAACAGCTTTGGGTAAAAAAGTAGCTGTTTTAGCTGTTGACCCTAGTAGTTCTATTAATAAGGGAAGTATTTTAGGTGATAAAACACGAATGGAACAATTGGTTACCGATGAAAATGCCTTTATTCGTCCCTCTCCCTCAGGAACTTCCTTAGGAGGAGTAGCTCAAAAAACTCGTGAGAGCATTATTTTATGCGAAGCCGCTGGGTTTGATTCTATTATTATTGAAACTGTTGGTGTTGGACAATCAGAAACTGCCGTACATTCTATGGTTGATTTCTTTTTATTGTTGAAATTGGCAGGTGCTGGAGATGAATTACAAGGTATTAAACGTGGAATTATTGAGATGGCCGATGCTATTGTTATTAATAAAGCAGACGGTGATAATGCGAAAAGTGCAAAAATGGCTAAAGTTGAATTTAACCGTGCTTTACATTTATACCCACCCAAAGAAAATGGTTGGCAACCTAAGGTAATGGTTGCAAGTGCTTTGCATCACCAAGGTATAGATGCTATTTATGACATGATTAACGATTATATTACCAATGCTCAGCAAAGTAATTTCTTTAACAAAAAACGGAAACATCAAAATGAGTATTGGCTGTTAGAAACCATTAATCAACAATTAAAAAATAACTTCTATAACAATCCTGAAGTAAAAAATCAATTACAAATTGAAATTGAAAATTTAGAAAAAGGAACTACCACTCCTTTTAATGCTGCTAAACGCTTACTAAAAAAATAA
- a CDS encoding FAD-dependent oxidoreductase, giving the protein MKEDYDIIIIGGGAMGLATAAELANTDKRVLVLEQFGFFNNKGSSAGLSRQFRVQYAQEYMAQLAVDAIPYWDKLQEKSEETLIDKVGSLWFGDPKISSQEGGIQAAMDVMDELSIPYTKLSASEIEKQFPFKDLPKDYNGFFQKDGGIINLKATLQALFNIANAASNIDLREFDKVIDIFSEQDGIIEVVTAQASFSTEKLVITPGAYVNDVLKHFGVSVNVDIWEMSSAYYKKTEDIKLPTWFVFQEPQNTSLFYGFPEEDWANPGYIRVAPDIPDRVIKDPSGRTGIPSEKSLQLNSDWVKDHMVGLNDEPEFTSTCLITLSNDNKELLLDTLPEWVHNNENIFVYTGGWAAKFIPLLGKILADLAVEGETPYDLTPFKIQWTNDNLTKKNEFSLLDRRIQINKDR; this is encoded by the coding sequence ATGAAAGAAGATTATGATATTATAATAATAGGAGGTGGAGCAATGGGGCTGGCAACGGCGGCTGAATTGGCGAACACTGATAAAAGAGTACTCGTTTTAGAACAGTTTGGATTTTTTAATAATAAAGGAAGTTCTGCTGGACTTTCACGTCAATTTAGAGTACAATATGCCCAAGAATACATGGCACAATTGGCTGTTGATGCTATTCCTTATTGGGATAAGCTTCAAGAAAAGTCAGAAGAAACATTAATAGATAAAGTAGGTTCATTATGGTTTGGAGATCCAAAAATTAGTTCTCAAGAAGGAGGTATTCAAGCTGCCATGGATGTAATGGATGAACTATCAATTCCGTATACAAAGTTATCGGCATCTGAAATAGAAAAGCAATTTCCGTTTAAAGATCTTCCGAAAGATTATAATGGTTTTTTCCAAAAAGATGGAGGAATAATCAATTTGAAAGCAACACTTCAAGCGTTATTTAATATTGCAAATGCAGCTTCTAATATTGATTTAAGAGAGTTTGATAAAGTTATCGATATATTTTCTGAACAAGATGGTATTATAGAAGTAGTAACGGCGCAGGCATCTTTTTCGACAGAAAAATTAGTAATTACTCCAGGAGCTTATGTGAATGATGTTTTAAAACATTTTGGAGTATCTGTAAATGTTGATATTTGGGAAATGTCATCTGCATATTACAAGAAAACAGAAGATATTAAGTTACCAACTTGGTTTGTGTTTCAAGAACCACAAAATACAAGCTTATTCTATGGGTTCCCAGAAGAAGATTGGGCAAATCCAGGTTATATAAGAGTCGCACCAGATATACCAGATAGAGTAATTAAAGATCCTAGTGGGAGAACTGGAATTCCTAGTGAAAAGAGTTTACAGTTAAATTCAGACTGGGTAAAAGACCATATGGTTGGATTAAACGATGAGCCCGAGTTTACATCCACTTGTTTAATAACTTTAAGTAATGATAATAAAGAGTTGTTGCTTGATACACTACCAGAATGGGTACATAACAATGAGAATATTTTCGTGTATACAGGTGGTTGGGCAGCAAAGTTTATTCCTTTATTGGGTAAAATTCTTGCGGATTTAGCAGTTGAGGGAGAAACACCATATGATTTAACTCCCTTTAAAATTCAATGGACAAACGACAACCTTACCAAGAAGAATGAATTTTCATTACTGGATAGGCGTATTCAGATTAACAAGGATAGGTAG
- a CDS encoding tRNA-binding protein, which yields MSKTENNLISWNDFTKIEMRVGTIISAEVFEEVKNPAYKMQVDFGAHGIKKTSAQITQLYNVKELIGKQVVAVINFPKKQIATMMSECLILGGLGDNKEVTLLTPERPIKNGSKIA from the coding sequence ATGAGTAAAACGGAAAACAACCTGATATCTTGGAATGATTTTACTAAAATTGAAATGCGTGTGGGTACGATTATTTCAGCAGAGGTATTCGAAGAAGTAAAAAATCCTGCTTATAAAATGCAAGTTGATTTTGGAGCGCATGGTATTAAAAAAACCTCAGCTCAAATAACTCAGCTATATAATGTAAAAGAATTGATAGGGAAACAGGTCGTAGCCGTAATCAACTTTCCTAAAAAACAAATTGCAACTATGATGAGTGAATGTTTAATTTTGGGTGGATTGGGAGATAACAAAGAAGTTACCCTGCTCACTCCAGAAAGGCCTATTAAGAACGGTAGTAAAATTGCATAA
- a CDS encoding mechanosensitive ion channel family protein, giving the protein MGKIFKYQFDLDSFWGILGYILTVVLVSWLISRVIRYIILLFIKNRKTDRYGKTSILFFRNSVKFFIGIFALIYIVLTIPTLRSKATLIFSGAGIIAAIIGFAAQAALSNLIAGAFIVLFKPFRVGDYIKLDDTRMGIVEDITLRHTVINNFENKRLIIPNSVISTDSVLNHTIEDSYILSFNNFKIGIEADIDLARKIIQEEAIKLPNVIDNRTTEQVIENKDQVDVRVIDVHPDHIHMRAYVWLNEPFLEFKTKCSLKEVVHKRFVKEGVDLPIPVNKIFKV; this is encoded by the coding sequence GTGGGCAAAATATTTAAATATCAGTTCGATTTAGATTCTTTTTGGGGAATCTTAGGCTATATCTTAACGGTTGTACTTGTATCTTGGTTGATTTCAAGAGTTATTCGATATATAATTTTACTTTTTATTAAGAATAGAAAAACTGATAGATATGGGAAAACTAGTATTCTATTTTTTAGAAATTCGGTAAAGTTTTTTATAGGAATTTTTGCACTGATTTATATTGTGTTAACTATTCCTACTTTACGAAGCAAAGCAACACTTATTTTTTCTGGGGCAGGTATTATTGCTGCCATTATTGGTTTTGCCGCACAAGCTGCGTTATCTAATTTAATTGCTGGAGCCTTTATTGTATTGTTTAAACCTTTTAGAGTAGGAGATTACATAAAATTAGACGATACTCGTATGGGAATTGTAGAGGATATTACACTACGACATACAGTTATTAATAATTTTGAAAACAAACGTTTGATTATACCCAATTCTGTTATCAGTACCGATTCTGTTTTGAATCATACGATTGAAGATTCTTATATTTTAAGTTTTAATAATTTTAAAATAGGAATTGAGGCTGATATAGATTTGGCAAGAAAAATAATACAAGAAGAAGCAATAAAACTTCCGAATGTGATTGATAACCGAACAACAGAACAGGTTATTGAGAATAAAGATCAGGTAGATGTTCGTGTAATTGATGTTCATCCAGACCATATTCATATGAGAGCTTATGTTTGGTTAAATGAGCCATTTTTAGAGTTCAAAACAAAATGTTCATTGAAAGAAGTTGTACACAAACGTTTTGTAAAAGAAGGGGTTGATTTACCAATACCAGTTAATAAAATATTCAAAGTTTAG
- a CDS encoding aspartate/glutamate racemase family protein: MKTIGLIGGVTPQSTIMYYQVLNRLANETYGGKHTAKVLINSLDFGAVSQYQSEGRWDLLDEMMVDAALNLERAGASSIVICANTMHLTVEAVEKHVSIPIVHIAEATAEAIQSKELAKVALLGTKYTMEKTFYKDVLMRYKIDSIIPEEGDREVIHGVIYNELAKGELKEESKNEYLRIIKKLEKQGAEGIILGCTEIPLLIQQKDVNIPVFDTTTIHASKAFSLSK, translated from the coding sequence ATGAAAACTATTGGATTAATAGGAGGAGTAACGCCACAATCAACCATAATGTACTATCAAGTCTTAAATAGACTTGCCAATGAAACTTATGGGGGTAAACATACCGCTAAAGTACTCATTAATTCGTTAGACTTTGGGGCTGTATCTCAATATCAATCAGAAGGAAGATGGGATTTACTTGATGAAATGATGGTTGATGCTGCTTTAAACTTAGAGCGTGCTGGAGCAAGTAGTATTGTGATCTGTGCAAATACCATGCATTTAACAGTAGAGGCTGTTGAGAAACATGTAAGTATTCCAATAGTTCATATTGCGGAAGCAACCGCAGAGGCTATTCAAAGTAAAGAGCTTGCAAAAGTAGCTTTACTTGGTACTAAATATACTATGGAGAAGACCTTTTACAAAGATGTTTTAATGAGGTATAAGATTGATTCAATTATTCCAGAAGAAGGCGATAGAGAGGTGATTCATGGTGTAATTTATAATGAGTTAGCCAAAGGGGAATTAAAAGAAGAATCAAAAAATGAGTACCTTCGTATTATTAAAAAGCTAGAAAAGCAAGGAGCCGAGGGTATCATTTTAGGATGTACAGAAATTCCGTTGTTAATTCAACAAAAGGATGTAAATATTCCTGTTTTTGATACTACAACAATCCATGCATCGAAGGCATTTAGTTTATCTAAATAG
- a CDS encoding DNA gyrase/topoisomerase IV subunit A, which produces MSEENNNYEHDEELTNENNQETTETITKVTGMYKEWFLDYASYVILERAVPSIEDGFKPVQRRIMHSMKDLDDGRYNKVANIVGHTMQYHPHGDASIADAMVQMGQKELLIDMQGNWGNIFTGDRAAASRYIEARLSKFALDVVFNAKTTEWQASYDGRKKEPVNLPVKFPLLLAQGAEGIAVGLSTKILPHNFNELIDASIKYLKGRSFRIVPDFLTGGIADFTNYNDGKRGGKVRVRAKISQHDKKTLVITEIPFGTTTTSLIDSILKANEKGKIKIKRIEDNTAANVEILVHLPPNVSPDKTIDALYAFTNCENSISPLCCIIEDNSPVFIGVSEVLKKSTDFTVELLKRELEIHLNELEEQWHFSSLERIFIENRIYRDIEEVETWEGVIEAIDLGLQPHVKHLKRAVTEEDIVRLTEIRIKKISKFDIDKAKQFIESLEEKIAEVKNHLDNLIEFAIDYFKDLKSKYGKDKERKTEIRIFDDIVATKVVMRNSKLYVNREEGFIGTSLKKDEFVDDCADIDDIIVFRDNGTMLVTKVGSKTFVGKGIIHIAVFKKKDKRTVYNMIYKDGARGPSYMKRFNVTSVTRDKEYNLANNNPKSKVLYFTANPNGEAEVVTILLRSVGSVKKLKWDIDFADLAVKGRAVRGNLVSKHPIKKVEFKEAGASTLKPRKIWFDDAVQRLNVDGRGDLLGEFKAEDKILIATQSGKIKAVTPDLAMHFENDMIVLEKWNPNKPISAIYFDGNKERYYVKRFLIENPDKEEVFISDHEKSKLEIIATDYRPMAEVVFSKRSLEKIEVNFEDFISIKGIKALGNQLTTDKIRTVNLLESLPYEEPVEEKVEDIEVNEEEEIVEDEAVLLDVPEVKKDFEESKEDKAKKALARAIKKKKENKDDDSQTALF; this is translated from the coding sequence ATGAGTGAAGAGAACAACAATTACGAACACGACGAAGAGTTAACAAACGAAAACAATCAGGAAACAACTGAAACCATTACAAAGGTTACAGGAATGTACAAAGAGTGGTTTTTAGATTACGCTTCCTATGTAATTTTAGAACGTGCGGTACCTTCTATAGAAGACGGATTTAAACCGGTGCAACGTCGTATTATGCATTCCATGAAAGATCTCGATGATGGACGTTATAACAAAGTAGCTAATATCGTAGGTCATACCATGCAATATCACCCACATGGTGATGCATCTATTGCTGATGCAATGGTACAAATGGGACAGAAAGAATTGTTGATTGATATGCAAGGAAACTGGGGTAATATATTTACTGGAGACCGTGCAGCAGCCTCTCGATATATTGAAGCACGTTTGTCAAAATTTGCGTTAGATGTAGTATTCAATGCAAAAACTACGGAATGGCAGGCTTCTTATGATGGTCGTAAAAAAGAACCAGTCAATTTACCTGTTAAGTTTCCGTTGTTATTAGCACAAGGAGCAGAAGGTATTGCTGTAGGATTATCTACTAAAATATTACCGCATAACTTTAACGAGTTGATAGATGCTTCAATTAAGTACCTAAAAGGAAGAAGTTTTAGAATTGTACCAGATTTTTTAACTGGTGGAATAGCGGATTTTACCAATTATAATGATGGTAAACGAGGAGGGAAGGTACGAGTTCGTGCAAAAATTTCACAACACGATAAAAAAACGTTAGTTATAACAGAGATTCCATTTGGAACCACTACTACCTCTTTAATTGATAGTATTTTAAAAGCCAATGAAAAAGGAAAAATTAAGATAAAACGAATTGAAGATAATACGGCTGCAAATGTTGAAATCTTAGTGCACCTTCCTCCAAATGTATCTCCAGATAAAACCATAGATGCTTTATATGCATTTACTAACTGTGAAAATTCAATATCACCATTGTGTTGTATTATTGAAGATAACAGCCCTGTTTTTATAGGAGTTTCAGAAGTTTTAAAGAAATCAACAGATTTTACGGTAGAGCTTTTAAAACGTGAATTAGAGATTCATTTAAATGAATTAGAAGAACAATGGCACTTTTCTTCATTAGAACGTATTTTTATTGAAAACAGAATTTATCGTGATATTGAAGAAGTAGAAACTTGGGAAGGAGTTATTGAAGCGATTGATTTAGGATTACAACCACATGTAAAGCATTTGAAAAGAGCAGTAACTGAAGAAGATATTGTTCGATTGACAGAAATTCGAATTAAGAAAATTTCTAAGTTTGATATTGATAAAGCAAAACAGTTTATTGAAAGTTTAGAAGAAAAGATTGCTGAAGTAAAAAATCATCTAGATAATTTAATAGAATTTGCTATTGACTATTTTAAAGACTTAAAATCTAAGTACGGAAAAGATAAAGAACGCAAAACAGAAATTAGAATCTTTGATGATATCGTGGCAACCAAAGTGGTTATGCGTAATTCTAAACTCTATGTAAATAGAGAAGAAGGTTTTATTGGAACTTCATTAAAAAAAGATGAATTTGTTGATGATTGTGCCGATATTGATGATATTATTGTATTTAGAGATAATGGAACAATGTTAGTTACCAAGGTTGGATCTAAAACATTTGTAGGTAAAGGAATAATACATATTGCAGTTTTTAAGAAGAAAGATAAACGAACGGTATATAACATGATCTATAAAGATGGTGCAAGAGGTCCATCTTATATGAAAAGATTTAATGTTACTTCTGTGACGCGTGATAAAGAATATAATTTAGCGAATAATAATCCTAAATCTAAAGTGCTTTACTTCACAGCAAATCCAAATGGAGAAGCTGAAGTAGTGACTATTTTATTACGTTCTGTTGGAAGTGTCAAAAAACTAAAATGGGATATAGATTTTGCTGATTTAGCGGTGAAAGGACGAGCAGTTAGAGGTAACTTGGTAAGTAAACACCCAATCAAAAAAGTTGAGTTTAAAGAAGCTGGAGCTTCTACACTAAAACCACGAAAAATATGGTTTGACGATGCTGTACAACGTTTAAATGTTGATGGCAGAGGTGATTTATTAGGAGAGTTTAAAGCAGAAGACAAAATTTTAATCGCTACACAATCAGGAAAAATTAAAGCTGTCACTCCAGATTTAGCGATGCATTTTGAAAATGATATGATTGTTTTAGAAAAATGGAACCCAAACAAACCAATTTCGGCTATTTATTTTGATGGAAATAAAGAACGTTATTATGTAAAACGTTTTCTAATTGAAAATCCAGATAAAGAAGAAGTGTTTATTTCTGATCATGAAAAATCAAAACTTGAAATTATTGCAACAGATTATCGCCCTATGGCAGAAGTTGTGTTTTCTAAAAGAAGTTTAGAGAAAATTGAAGTAAACTTTGAAGACTTTATTTCAATTAAAGGAATTAAAGCATTAGGAAATCAGTTAACAACTGATAAAATAAGAACCGTTAATTTGTTAGAGTCTTTACCATATGAAGAACCAGTAGAAGAGAAGGTGGAAGATATTGAAGTAAATGAAGAAGAAGAAATTGTAGAAGATGAAGCTGTTTTATTAGATGTCCCAGAAGTAAAAAAGGACTTTGAAGAATCGAAAGAAGATAAGGCAAAAAAAGCATTGGCTAGAGCCATAAAAAAGAAAAAAGAAAATAAAGACGACGATAGTCAAACAGCATTGTTTTAA
- the lepB gene encoding signal peptidase I: MNRNLKRVLIALAILFGVYQILGVTGILKLYHNPTMANEPNIPFKSFMFVSNLIKPENKDFVCYNFNDDLIGKHVRVHRLLGKEGDIIEIRKGVFYINNINIDESLVLMHMYEFSYEKGKEIEEVIDNPYTTFNIETKKLKTPLIDQYVEEKKIEGKRLLKLKNEMEEDIQKVYNHKWNKDNFGPLKIPEGKVFLVGDNRDFSLDSRYIGLIDDTEILGVVLYR, encoded by the coding sequence ATGAATAGAAATTTAAAGAGAGTATTAATTGCCTTAGCTATATTGTTTGGTGTTTATCAAATATTGGGAGTTACTGGAATTTTGAAGCTTTATCATAACCCTACTATGGCAAATGAACCTAATATTCCTTTTAAATCTTTTATGTTCGTATCAAACTTGATAAAACCTGAAAATAAAGATTTTGTTTGTTATAATTTTAATGATGATCTTATAGGGAAACATGTAAGAGTGCATAGACTATTGGGGAAAGAGGGAGATATAATTGAAATTCGTAAGGGGGTATTTTATATTAATAACATTAATATTGATGAAAGCTTGGTATTAATGCATATGTATGAATTTTCTTATGAGAAAGGAAAAGAGATTGAAGAGGTAATAGATAATCCTTATACAACGTTCAATATCGAGACAAAAAAGTTAAAGACTCCATTGATTGATCAATATGTTGAAGAAAAAAAGATAGAAGGAAAAAGGTTGTTAAAACTGAAAAATGAGATGGAAGAAGATATCCAGAAAGTATATAATCATAAGTGGAATAAAGATAATTTTGGACCACTAAAGATACCAGAAGGAAAAGTGTTTTTAGTTGGAGATAATAGAGATTTTTCTTTGGATTCTAGGTATATAGGCTTGATAGATGATACTGAAATACTTGGTGTTGTTTTATATAGATAG
- a CDS encoding DNA topoisomerase IV subunit B: MAQETKYTEDNIRSLDWKEHIRMRPGMYIGKLGDGSSPDDGIYILVKEVLDNSIDEFVMGTGKTIEVSIQGNKVIVRDYGRGIPLGKVVDVVSKMNTGGKYDSRAFKKSVGLNGVGTKAVNALSTYFRVESTRDGKSASAEFEKGNLTNQDLLDETSRRRGTKVTFIADDTIFKNYKYRPEYVIRLLKNYVYLNPGLTIVFNGEKYYSENGLKDLLEDNNNLEDMLYPIIHLRGDDIEIAITHSKTQYSEEYHSFVNGQNTTQGGTHQAAFREAVVKTVREFYGKNFEASDVRKSIIGAISIKVMEPVFESQTKTKLGSTEMGGGLPTVRTYINDFVKTKLDNYLHKNTETAEKLQKKILQAEKERKELSGIRKIARERAKKASLHNKKLRDCRIHFGDTKKDGYLDTTLFITEGDSASGSITKSRNVNTQAVFSLKGKPLNSYGLTKKIVYENEEFNLLQAALNIEDGLEDLRYNNIVIATDADVDGMHIRLLLITFFLQFFPEVIKEGHLYILETPLFRVRNKKETIYCYSEEEKQTAIDKLRGKPEITRFKGLGEISPNEFVHFIGDDIRLDPVMLDKEMSIEQMLQFYMGKNTPDRQKFIIENLKVEQDLIEEK, translated from the coding sequence ATGGCTCAGGAAACAAAATATACCGAAGACAATATACGCTCGCTCGATTGGAAAGAACATATCCGAATGCGTCCAGGAATGTATATTGGTAAACTCGGAGACGGTTCATCACCAGATGATGGAATTTATATTCTTGTAAAAGAAGTTCTCGACAACTCGATTGATGAGTTTGTTATGGGGACTGGAAAAACCATAGAAGTTTCTATTCAAGGAAATAAAGTAATTGTAAGAGATTACGGTAGAGGTATTCCATTAGGAAAAGTAGTAGATGTAGTTTCTAAGATGAATACTGGGGGTAAGTATGACTCTAGAGCCTTTAAAAAATCAGTAGGGTTAAATGGTGTGGGTACCAAAGCAGTAAATGCCTTATCTACTTATTTTAGAGTAGAATCTACACGTGATGGTAAATCAGCTTCTGCTGAATTTGAAAAAGGGAACTTGACGAACCAGGATTTATTAGATGAAACATCTAGAAGAAGAGGAACAAAAGTAACCTTCATTGCAGATGATACCATCTTTAAAAACTATAAGTACCGTCCAGAGTATGTTATACGTCTATTAAAGAATTATGTATATCTGAATCCAGGGTTAACTATTGTTTTTAATGGAGAGAAATATTATTCAGAAAATGGATTAAAAGATTTATTGGAAGACAACAACAATCTGGAGGACATGTTGTATCCAATTATTCACTTACGCGGTGATGATATTGAAATAGCAATTACACATAGTAAAACGCAATATTCAGAAGAATATCACTCTTTTGTAAACGGTCAAAATACAACACAAGGAGGAACGCATCAAGCCGCATTTAGAGAAGCTGTTGTAAAAACTGTCCGAGAGTTTTATGGGAAGAATTTTGAAGCTTCTGATGTTCGAAAGTCTATCATAGGCGCCATTTCTATAAAAGTAATGGAGCCAGTTTTTGAAAGTCAAACAAAAACAAAATTAGGATCTACTGAAATGGGTGGAGGATTACCTACAGTGCGTACCTATATCAACGACTTTGTAAAGACAAAATTAGATAACTACTTACATAAGAATACAGAAACTGCTGAGAAGCTTCAAAAGAAAATTTTACAGGCAGAAAAAGAACGTAAAGAACTTTCTGGAATACGTAAAATAGCAAGAGAAAGAGCAAAAAAGGCAAGTTTACACAATAAGAAATTGCGTGATTGTCGTATTCATTTTGGAGATACTAAGAAAGATGGATATTTAGATACTACTTTGTTTATAACGGAGGGAGACTCGGCAAGTGGATCTATTACCAAATCAAGAAATGTAAATACACAAGCCGTATTTAGTTTGAAAGGAAAGCCTTTAAATTCATATGGATTAACGAAGAAGATAGTGTATGAAAATGAAGAATTCAATTTATTACAAGCAGCTCTAAATATTGAAGATGGACTAGAAGATTTACGATACAATAACATTGTAATTGCAACCGATGCCGATGTTGATGGAATGCATATCCGTTTGTTATTAATTACATTTTTCCTACAGTTCTTTCCAGAAGTAATTAAAGAAGGTCATTTGTATATTTTAGAAACTCCTTTGTTTAGAGTAAGAAATAAGAAAGAAACAATTTATTGTTATTCTGAAGAAGAAAAACAAACAGCAATAGATAAGTTGAGAGGAAAACCAGAGATCACTCGATTTAAAGGATTAGGGGAGATTTCACCAAATGAATTTGTACATTTTATAGGAGACGATATTCGTTTAGACCCAGTCATGTTAGACAAAGAAATGTCTATTGAACAAATGCTACAATTTTACATGGGAAAGAATACACCAGACAGACAAAAGTTCATTATTGAAAACTTAAAAGTAGAGCAAGATTTAATAGAGGAGAAGTAA
- a CDS encoding Ig-like domain-containing protein: MKKIIALLGLALTVQLTSCSSDEVAEKNTAPVIVDQTFNVNPKSIISLQVVASDAENDELTYSIKKDDLSLFQITNAGKLSLKSSKLISIQKYLVDVEVTDGKLKSSATITVNVRRVAR, translated from the coding sequence ATGAAAAAAATAATTGCTTTACTGGGGTTAGCCTTAACAGTACAATTAACTTCTTGTTCAAGTGATGAGGTGGCAGAAAAAAATACTGCTCCTGTTATTGTAGATCAAACATTTAATGTAAATCCAAAATCGATTATATCATTGCAGGTGGTTGCTTCAGATGCAGAGAATGATGAATTGACGTATTCGATAAAAAAGGATGATTTAAGTTTGTTTCAGATTACAAACGCAGGAAAATTGTCATTAAAATCATCCAAGTTAATAAGTATCCAAAAATATTTGGTAGATGTCGAGGTTACTGATGGGAAATTGAAATCATCGGCAACAATTACTGTAAATGTTAGAAGAGTAGCTCGATAA